From Myxococcus stipitatus, one genomic window encodes:
- a CDS encoding ABC transporter permease — translation MTSAVSSAWDWLGGVVDLVRLDLVQFFRNRLVVVATLLTSVSMILSFGLGAARMPGFEGSGGNYFAFIFPGILGVGIMFSCTYTIGYAVIVDRQRRTIEDIVLSPLSFAGFVVGRLSGMVLKCALQFLLSMGLALALFDVRVESFPLLVYGMLTQSLAFAGLGILVATFTTEVSFSLLTNVVIVPLTYFCGVFFPVEGFGRLGPVLARLPLSVNIDVLRDAMTGQPSRFITSSLWLSAVYALVAVVGAMAVFRRRVQRG, via the coding sequence ATGACGTCCGCGGTCTCCAGTGCCTGGGATTGGCTGGGCGGCGTGGTGGACCTGGTCCGGCTGGACCTGGTGCAGTTCTTCCGCAACCGGCTGGTGGTGGTCGCCACGCTGCTGACGTCGGTGTCGATGATCCTCTCGTTCGGGCTCGGCGCGGCGCGCATGCCGGGCTTCGAGGGGAGCGGCGGCAACTACTTCGCCTTCATCTTCCCGGGCATCCTGGGCGTGGGCATCATGTTCAGCTGCACGTACACGATTGGCTACGCCGTCATCGTGGACCGGCAGCGGCGCACCATCGAGGACATCGTCCTGTCGCCGCTGTCCTTCGCGGGCTTCGTGGTGGGGCGCCTGTCGGGCATGGTGCTCAAGTGCGCGCTGCAGTTCCTGCTGAGCATGGGCCTGGCCCTGGCGCTCTTCGACGTGCGCGTCGAATCCTTCCCGCTGCTCGTCTACGGGATGCTCACCCAGAGCCTGGCCTTCGCGGGGTTGGGCATCCTCGTGGCCACCTTCACCACGGAGGTGTCCTTCTCGCTGCTCACCAACGTCGTCATCGTCCCGCTCACGTACTTCTGCGGGGTGTTCTTCCCGGTGGAGGGTTTCGGGCGGCTGGGGCCCGTCCTCGCCCGGCTCCCGCTGTCGGTGAACATCGACGTGCTGCGCGACGCGATGACGGGCCAGCCCTCCCGCTTCATCACCAGCAGCCTGTGGCTGTCCGCCGTCTACGCGCTCGTCGCGGTGGTGGGCGCCATGGCTGTCTTCCGCCGCCGCGTGCAGAGGGGGTGA
- a CDS encoding excinuclease ABC subunit UvrA — translation MSSEVIRLEGVNTHNLKNLSVSIPKGKLVVVTGVSGSGKSSLVIDTLFHYSKSLYIGALSSRSFDMGEGDFQVERVSGTQPPVALKQSVNRLSNPRSTIGTLSGMDGLMRLFFARGGTPVCPACLRPVNKKLQCDDCGCFAEPLTPRQFSANRKEGKCLTCNGLGKLPSFSADLLVPDPSKSLTWIWDNAEPGTFSIPSQRKIFEAMCEDEGIRMDVPFSKLTPAQKKLVLRGTEKVYRIQVKKVTNDCSYDGILGYMERLYKSTSSPARQQALQRYIGEAHCAACEGGRLRKESMAATVGDLRFGDFQHMTISELVARLQGGKFPAQVREVAQAIQKQCKNIEDVGLGHLALDRAVNTLSGGELQRLLLAQHVASDLTGVMYVLDEPTIGLHEHDTVKLLGTLRRLRDLGNTVIVIEHDETLIRAADWLIEIGPGAGARGGELVFEGTYEAMMAHPRSQTAACMKNRQFALARRPELRGWLSMTDFQRNNLKVAKVAFPLNALSCVTGVSGSGKSSLIGSLRDEALRVFTARAAKRDVGASLKGLEELDEVVYVEQKPIGRSSRSTLVTYLGISDAIRDLFASLPESSKKGFDKTHFSSNVAGGRCETCKGQGSIEIDMSIFESEYVVCDDCGGRKFQEPVLEVRLNGKNIHEVLSLSVEEALAFFTPKQEASIVQALTYLRDFGLGYLVLGSSTVTLSGGEAQRLNLAAELLRQKKSRCLFVFDEPTRGLHFADIRHLLKLFNQLLEAGHTVIIIEHNLDVIGQAHYVVDMGPEGGDRGGQVVFAGPVQTLTETAASHTGRYLEEHLRRYYRKEANVMKEEAASLRAPAEDAPAPTPKKAKAARTTTGRAR, via the coding sequence ATGTCGAGTGAAGTCATTCGTCTGGAAGGCGTGAACACCCACAACCTGAAGAACCTCTCGGTCTCCATCCCGAAGGGGAAGCTGGTGGTGGTGACGGGCGTATCGGGTTCGGGGAAGTCATCCCTGGTCATCGACACGCTCTTCCACTATTCGAAGTCGCTCTACATCGGCGCGCTGTCCAGCCGTTCGTTCGACATGGGGGAGGGGGACTTCCAGGTCGAGCGCGTCAGCGGCACGCAGCCCCCGGTGGCCCTGAAGCAGTCCGTCAACCGGCTCAGCAATCCCCGCTCCACCATTGGCACGCTCTCCGGCATGGACGGGCTGATGCGCCTGTTCTTCGCGCGCGGCGGCACGCCCGTGTGTCCCGCGTGCCTGCGCCCGGTGAACAAGAAGCTGCAATGCGACGACTGCGGCTGCTTCGCCGAGCCGCTCACGCCCCGCCAGTTCAGCGCCAACCGCAAGGAGGGCAAGTGCCTGACGTGCAACGGCCTGGGCAAGCTGCCGTCGTTCAGCGCGGACCTGCTGGTGCCGGACCCGTCCAAGTCGTTGACCTGGATATGGGACAACGCGGAGCCGGGGACGTTCAGCATCCCCAGCCAGCGGAAGATCTTCGAGGCCATGTGCGAGGACGAGGGCATCCGCATGGACGTGCCCTTCTCGAAGCTCACCCCCGCGCAGAAGAAGCTGGTGCTGCGTGGCACGGAGAAGGTCTACCGCATCCAGGTCAAGAAGGTCACCAACGACTGCTCGTACGACGGAATCCTCGGGTACATGGAGCGGCTCTACAAGTCGACCTCGTCGCCCGCGCGGCAGCAGGCGCTCCAGCGCTACATCGGCGAGGCGCACTGCGCGGCCTGCGAGGGCGGCCGACTGCGCAAGGAGTCCATGGCCGCCACCGTGGGGGACCTGCGCTTCGGCGACTTCCAGCACATGACCATCAGCGAGCTGGTCGCCCGGCTCCAGGGCGGGAAGTTCCCGGCGCAGGTGCGGGAGGTGGCGCAGGCCATCCAGAAGCAGTGCAAGAACATCGAGGACGTGGGGTTGGGGCACCTGGCGTTGGACCGCGCGGTGAACACGCTCTCCGGGGGTGAGCTCCAGCGCCTGCTCCTGGCGCAGCACGTGGCGTCCGACCTCACCGGCGTCATGTACGTGCTGGACGAGCCCACCATCGGCCTGCACGAGCACGACACGGTGAAGCTGCTGGGGACGCTGCGGCGGCTGCGCGACCTGGGCAACACGGTCATCGTCATCGAGCACGACGAGACGCTGATTCGCGCCGCGGACTGGCTCATCGAGATTGGCCCGGGCGCTGGCGCGAGGGGCGGGGAGCTGGTCTTCGAGGGGACGTACGAGGCGATGATGGCCCATCCCCGCTCCCAGACGGCCGCGTGCATGAAGAACCGCCAGTTCGCGCTGGCGCGCCGGCCGGAGCTGCGGGGCTGGCTGTCCATGACGGACTTCCAGCGCAACAACCTGAAGGTGGCCAAGGTCGCCTTCCCGCTCAACGCGTTGTCGTGCGTCACGGGGGTGTCCGGCTCCGGCAAGAGCTCGTTGATCGGCTCGCTGCGCGACGAGGCGCTGCGGGTGTTCACGGCGCGGGCGGCGAAGCGGGACGTGGGGGCGTCCCTGAAGGGGCTCGAGGAGCTGGACGAGGTGGTGTACGTCGAGCAGAAGCCCATCGGGCGCTCCAGCCGCAGCACGCTGGTGACGTACCTGGGCATCAGCGACGCCATCCGCGACCTGTTCGCCTCGCTGCCGGAGTCCTCGAAGAAGGGCTTCGACAAGACGCACTTCAGCAGCAACGTGGCGGGAGGGCGCTGCGAGACGTGCAAGGGGCAGGGGTCGATCGAAATCGACATGTCCATCTTCGAGAGCGAGTACGTCGTCTGCGACGACTGCGGCGGCCGGAAGTTCCAGGAGCCCGTGCTCGAGGTGAGGCTGAACGGGAAGAACATCCACGAGGTGCTCAGCCTGTCGGTGGAGGAGGCCCTGGCGTTCTTCACGCCGAAGCAGGAGGCCTCCATCGTCCAGGCGCTGACGTACCTGCGGGACTTCGGGCTCGGCTACCTGGTGCTGGGGAGCTCGACGGTGACGCTGTCGGGTGGAGAGGCCCAGCGGCTCAACCTGGCGGCGGAGCTGCTGCGCCAGAAGAAGAGCCGGTGCCTGTTCGTCTTCGACGAGCCCACGCGTGGGCTGCACTTCGCGGACATCCGCCACCTGCTGAAGCTGTTCAACCAGCTGCTGGAGGCGGGGCATACCGTCATCATCATCGAGCACAACCTCGACGTGATTGGACAGGCCCACTACGTGGTGGACATGGGGCCGGAGGGCGGCGACAGGGGAGGACAGGTCGTCTTCGCGGGGCCCGTGCAGACGCTGACGGAGACCGCCGCGTCCCATACGGGGCGCTACCTCGAGGAGCATCTCCGGCGGTACTACCGGAAGGAGGCCAACGTGATGAAGGAGGAGGCCGCCTCCCTCCGGGCTCCCGCCGAGGACGCCCCCGCGCCGACGCCGAAGAAGGCGAAGGCCGCGCGCACGACGACGGGACGGGCGCGGTAG
- a CDS encoding carbon-nitrogen hydrolase family protein yields MESVGTVKAAVIQLECKLSRSAGNMKRAERYVLQAIDEGAQLVCLPEAFLTSGNILEVSDVAVTIPGECTARLGELALRGGVHIVAGLLEKDGEAHYSTSVLIGPTGELIGKYRRVHCFELEKQYLDTGDAFDVFDTPVGRIGMLQGYDLNFPEATRELYRRGADIIVCSALIPEQYAYVTRQLLPARVIETQSYLLFVSGIGSNTFAGFSYMGGSEVLADPLFLEQEKFDFVDGDEHLLVMERDEGMRALDLDVRRLRKYRKERSLLGDLEPQTYWREPRAGPVARLG; encoded by the coding sequence ATGGAATCCGTCGGGACGGTGAAGGCGGCGGTCATCCAGCTGGAGTGCAAGCTGAGCCGCAGCGCCGGGAACATGAAGCGGGCGGAGCGCTACGTCCTCCAGGCCATCGACGAGGGGGCCCAGCTCGTCTGTCTGCCGGAGGCGTTCCTCACCTCCGGGAACATCCTCGAGGTGTCCGACGTCGCGGTGACGATTCCGGGCGAGTGCACCGCCCGCCTGGGGGAGCTGGCCCTGCGGGGCGGGGTACACATCGTTGCGGGCCTGCTGGAGAAGGACGGCGAGGCGCACTACAGCACGTCGGTGCTCATCGGGCCGACGGGCGAGCTCATTGGCAAGTACCGCCGCGTCCACTGCTTCGAATTGGAGAAGCAGTACCTGGACACGGGGGACGCCTTCGACGTCTTCGACACACCCGTGGGCCGCATCGGGATGCTCCAGGGCTACGACCTGAACTTCCCGGAGGCCACGCGCGAACTGTACCGCCGGGGCGCGGACATCATCGTCTGCTCCGCGCTGATTCCGGAGCAGTACGCGTACGTCACCCGGCAGCTGTTGCCGGCGCGGGTCATCGAGACGCAGAGCTACCTGCTCTTCGTCTCCGGCATCGGCTCCAACACCTTCGCGGGCTTCAGCTACATGGGCGGCAGCGAGGTGTTGGCGGACCCGCTGTTCCTCGAACAGGAGAAGTTCGACTTCGTCGACGGGGACGAGCACCTGCTGGTGATGGAGCGGGACGAGGGCATGCGAGCCCTCGACCTGGACGTGCGCCGCCTGCGCAAGTACCGCAAGGAGCGCTCGTTGCTGGGGGACCTGGAGCCCCAGACGTACTGGCGGGAGCCTCGGGCCGGGCCCGTGGCCCGCCTGGGTTAG
- a CDS encoding DNA alkylation repair protein: MAPDATVERLLAVLRTEADPRVAESMRRYFPGDIHALGVTNAGVRVLADAFVAEHRIVTPEARLALAEGVLARAFHHEEVLLGFALLRKLVKRSYDEALLGRFRYWLEHYVRNWAQCDDLCLTVAYPFFLSRVDALNRIQDWTESPSPWCRRAANVALVKFVSRKIGSTTYRLPLDHILGNARRLLGDPEPYVQKSVGWLLKVATDHHRDAVVGFLETHIRTIHRDTLRYAIERLDEKQRKSLMTLEH; the protein is encoded by the coding sequence GTGGCTCCGGACGCCACGGTGGAGCGGCTGCTGGCTGTCCTGCGGACCGAGGCCGACCCCCGCGTGGCCGAGTCGATGCGTCGCTACTTCCCCGGCGACATCCACGCGCTGGGGGTGACCAACGCGGGCGTGCGCGTCCTGGCGGACGCCTTCGTGGCGGAGCACCGCATCGTCACGCCCGAGGCGCGGCTCGCGCTGGCGGAGGGCGTGCTGGCGCGGGCGTTCCATCACGAGGAGGTGCTGCTGGGGTTCGCGCTGTTGCGCAAGCTGGTGAAGCGCTCCTACGACGAGGCGCTGCTGGGGCGCTTCCGTTATTGGTTGGAGCACTACGTCCGGAACTGGGCACAGTGCGACGACCTCTGTCTGACGGTGGCCTATCCGTTCTTCCTCTCCCGGGTCGACGCGCTGAACAGGATTCAGGACTGGACTGAGTCCCCGTCCCCGTGGTGCCGCCGGGCGGCGAACGTGGCACTGGTGAAGTTCGTGAGCCGGAAGATTGGCTCGACCACGTATCGGCTCCCGCTCGACCACATCCTCGGGAATGCGCGCCGCCTGCTGGGAGACCCGGAGCCCTACGTCCAGAAGAGCGTGGGTTGGCTGCTGAAGGTGGCGACGGACCACCACCGCGACGCGGTGGTGGGATTCCTCGAGACACACATCCGGACGATTCATCGGGACACACTGCGCTACGCCATCGAGCGGCTGGACGAGAAGCAACGGAAGTCCTTGATGACGTTGGAGCACTGA
- a CDS encoding coproporphyrinogen-III oxidase family protein translates to MTKHSLPFWKEYPERDNEWVRQYPTKHVAIREEDVFTQSPMGIYVHIPFCNRLCFSCPYIKHQTDSGITQRFLDALKLEISNYARRPYIKDHRITLGYIGGGTPTSFSSKQLAEMLDHLFGELNMSPDVELSIETTPVDINEKKARTLVEKGVRRISLGVQTFVKQELEDIGRPGDPQLIMDAIKLVQDAGFKNVNIDLMHGLNGQTMESWEYSLDKAIELGVTCVSFYTYMEFAQVSTKRRKLPPVPSKDVVDEMFLFAARKLTQNGFEGYYGDCFAKPGFQPRYGHLSWSEDIPIIPLGPTATGHLRKHWYFNEPNIDRYIDIVNSGRLPISMGQHISKEEAIRRAMVLGVKASRVDRKRFKELHGVDFATLFKREIEDLQEKGLVTMTEHGLEVTGPKGWYFLDNISKAFYSDEFKRFPQHLGADITPFLKNVAAR, encoded by the coding sequence ATGACGAAACACAGTCTTCCCTTCTGGAAGGAGTACCCGGAGCGGGACAACGAATGGGTCCGCCAGTACCCGACGAAGCACGTGGCCATCCGCGAGGAGGATGTCTTCACGCAGTCGCCCATGGGCATCTACGTGCACATCCCCTTCTGCAACCGGCTGTGCTTCTCCTGCCCATACATCAAACACCAGACGGACTCCGGCATCACCCAGCGCTTCCTCGACGCGCTCAAGCTGGAGATCTCCAACTATGCCCGGCGGCCCTACATCAAGGACCACCGCATCACGCTGGGCTACATCGGCGGCGGCACGCCGACGTCGTTCTCCTCCAAGCAGCTGGCGGAGATGCTCGACCACCTCTTCGGCGAGCTGAACATGAGCCCGGACGTGGAGCTGTCCATCGAGACCACGCCGGTGGACATCAACGAGAAGAAGGCGCGCACGCTGGTGGAGAAGGGCGTGCGCCGCATCAGCCTGGGCGTGCAGACCTTCGTGAAGCAGGAGCTGGAGGACATCGGCCGGCCGGGTGACCCGCAGCTCATCATGGACGCCATCAAGCTGGTGCAGGACGCGGGCTTCAAGAACGTCAACATCGACCTGATGCACGGCCTCAACGGCCAGACGATGGAGAGCTGGGAGTACAGCCTGGACAAGGCCATCGAGCTGGGCGTCACCTGCGTCTCGTTCTACACGTACATGGAGTTCGCGCAGGTGAGCACCAAGCGGCGCAAGCTGCCGCCGGTGCCCTCCAAGGATGTCGTGGACGAGATGTTCCTGTTCGCGGCCCGGAAGCTCACCCAGAACGGCTTCGAGGGCTACTACGGCGACTGCTTCGCCAAGCCCGGCTTCCAGCCGCGCTACGGCCACCTGTCGTGGAGCGAGGACATCCCCATCATCCCGCTGGGCCCCACGGCGACGGGCCACCTGCGCAAGCACTGGTACTTCAACGAGCCGAACATCGACCGCTACATCGACATCGTCAACTCCGGCCGCCTGCCCATCTCCATGGGGCAGCACATCTCCAAGGAGGAGGCCATCCGCCGCGCCATGGTGCTGGGCGTCAAGGCCTCGCGCGTGGACCGCAAGCGCTTCAAGGAGCTGCACGGCGTGGACTTCGCCACCTTGTTCAAGCGGGAGATCGAAGACCTGCAGGAGAAGGGGCTCGTCACCATGACGGAGCATGGCCTGGAGGTGACCGGCCCCAAGGGCTGGTACTTCCTCGACAACATCTCGAAGGCCTTCTACTCGGACGAGTTCAAGCGCTTCCCGCAGCACCTGGGAGCGGACATCACCCCGTTCCTCAAGAACGTCGCCGCCCGCTGA
- a CDS encoding BtrH N-terminal domain-containing protein, producing MNASSVLERYRHQQGLHCESACQRNILRALGTEVEEAVLFGLDGAFGLSYFASPNGEPDIVVGKQTLFPLQAARLMGIQVDQHKDAGAAPLIALLEQRQVVVTRLDIGQLDYWKLRGRVSFGGYFVNVVGYDAGRGSFQVSDPAFAQPQWVDAEQLVRARSSRLSPPINPENRCYVVNAPRGEPKLDKVGPVAVRNICREVLHPDLRNFGLPGIKMLQDAARRWPESKQGEVVDVDLRGGQVECDALTRQLVYLGRQIELFGTGGGLFRPMLARFLTAVGEATGQGVYGDAARTLAESGEVWSALGQQLLSLGADGRRATAEALIEPLVESLQKIGKLEKRAFESLRDC from the coding sequence ATGAATGCCTCGAGTGTCCTGGAGCGCTATCGCCACCAGCAGGGTCTGCACTGCGAGTCGGCCTGTCAGCGGAACATCCTGCGGGCCTTGGGGACGGAGGTTGAGGAAGCGGTGTTGTTCGGCCTGGATGGGGCGTTCGGCCTGTCCTACTTCGCCTCGCCCAACGGCGAGCCCGACATCGTGGTGGGCAAGCAGACCCTCTTTCCGCTCCAGGCCGCGCGGCTGATGGGCATCCAGGTGGACCAGCACAAGGACGCGGGCGCCGCGCCGCTCATCGCCCTGTTGGAGCAGCGCCAGGTGGTGGTGACGCGGCTGGACATCGGCCAGCTCGACTACTGGAAGCTGCGGGGCCGGGTGTCGTTCGGGGGCTACTTCGTGAACGTCGTCGGCTACGACGCGGGCAGGGGCAGCTTCCAGGTCTCCGACCCGGCGTTCGCGCAGCCGCAGTGGGTGGACGCCGAGCAGCTGGTGCGCGCGCGCTCCAGCCGCCTGTCGCCGCCCATCAACCCGGAGAACCGCTGCTACGTGGTCAACGCGCCCCGGGGCGAGCCCAAGCTGGACAAGGTGGGGCCGGTGGCGGTGCGCAACATCTGCCGGGAGGTGTTGCACCCGGACCTGCGCAACTTCGGGCTGCCGGGCATCAAGATGTTACAGGACGCCGCGCGCCGTTGGCCCGAGTCCAAGCAGGGCGAGGTGGTCGACGTCGACCTGCGCGGCGGGCAGGTGGAGTGCGACGCGTTGACGCGGCAGCTCGTCTACCTGGGGCGGCAGATCGAACTGTTCGGCACGGGCGGGGGGCTGTTCCGACCGATGCTCGCCCGCTTCCTGACGGCGGTGGGGGAGGCCACCGGCCAGGGTGTCTATGGCGACGCGGCCCGGACGCTGGCGGAGAGCGGCGAGGTGTGGAGCGCGCTGGGGCAGCAGTTGCTGTCGCTGGGCGCGGATGGGCGCAGGGCCACGGCGGAGGCGCTCATCGAGCCGCTGGTGGAGTCACTCCAGAAGATTGGCAAGCTGGAGAAGCGCGCCTTCGAGTCGCTGAGGGATTGCTGA
- a CDS encoding ABC transporter ATP-binding protein produces MLDDTLEVLRVEGLGKVLGPAFRLEGIGFRLERGQGLALIGPNGAGKSTLLRILAGLTRPDSGEVVVRGTSSGRWLNKLGTRVGFVQQFKGLPDDLTVGDYVRHQLRMRRVGAERYEDLLRLAGLAPYEDQPATRLSGGNQRKIHIVCAIAHAPDLLVLDEPTSGLDAPTRETLLAFIRELKGRGMSLVVATHHLEEVRALAEHALVLRDGRQVALAHVEALVSSRADAHCLELRLQDPDSDAARVQEALHAEATQGDFVLRVDRGAERVRLYCADDGGDPLPRAVAMLARHRIRLNSVRRYEPTLAEIVAELTRTPHTPEVGPKERI; encoded by the coding sequence GTGCTGGACGACACGCTCGAGGTGCTCAGGGTGGAGGGGCTCGGCAAGGTGCTGGGGCCCGCCTTCCGGCTGGAGGGCATCGGCTTCCGGTTGGAGCGGGGACAGGGGCTGGCCCTCATCGGGCCCAATGGCGCCGGCAAGTCCACGCTGCTGCGCATCCTGGCCGGGTTGACCCGGCCGGACAGCGGGGAGGTCGTCGTCCGCGGGACGTCGTCGGGCCGCTGGCTCAACAAGCTGGGGACCCGCGTGGGCTTCGTCCAGCAGTTCAAGGGCCTGCCGGACGACCTCACGGTGGGGGACTACGTGCGGCACCAGCTGCGCATGCGGCGGGTGGGGGCGGAGCGCTACGAGGACCTGCTGCGCCTGGCGGGGCTGGCGCCCTACGAGGACCAGCCCGCCACGCGGCTGTCCGGAGGCAACCAGCGGAAGATCCACATCGTCTGCGCCATCGCCCACGCGCCGGACCTGCTCGTGCTGGACGAGCCGACGAGCGGCCTGGACGCGCCGACGCGCGAGACGCTGCTGGCGTTCATCCGGGAGCTGAAGGGCCGGGGGATGAGCCTGGTGGTGGCCACGCATCACCTGGAAGAGGTGAGGGCGCTCGCCGAGCACGCGCTCGTCCTGCGCGACGGCCGACAGGTGGCCCTGGCCCACGTGGAGGCGCTGGTGTCCTCCCGCGCGGACGCGCACTGCCTGGAGCTGCGGCTCCAGGACCCGGACTCGGACGCCGCGCGCGTCCAGGAGGCCCTCCACGCCGAGGCGACCCAGGGCGACTTCGTCCTGCGCGTGGACCGCGGGGCGGAGCGCGTGCGCCTCTACTGCGCGGATGACGGCGGCGACCCCCTTCCCCGCGCCGTCGCGATGCTGGCGAGGCATCGCATCCGGCTCAACTCCGTCCGTCGCTACGAACCCACCCTCGCCGAAATCGTCGCCGAACTGACCCGCACACCTCACACCCCCGAAGTCGGACCCAAGGAGCGCATATGA
- a CDS encoding B12-binding domain-containing radical SAM protein, protein MRVLLISTNKIRVPRPALPIGMAYISAALKAAGHEVHVLDLLWEARELKAVCEKLKQTHYDLVGVAVRNLDNLTFIDPIFFGPMTHKIVQAVRKYTSAKVVIGGSGFSVEPRSFFEYARPDYGIAGEGEDAIVQLASYLESGLGDLGQIAGLCYLRDGRLALNPPSGTVDVTRLEPDRSVYDPRYFEETVAAASDLTRDYQPAIETLQTKRGCKMYCSYCIIKKTEGRGNRFKEPRQVVDEIKRAMRDNPQVREFEIVDATFNYPLDYAMEVCTEMIRAELRVPWYCQLTPNAITPEFVDLLERAGCIRVDLGTDAFTDEALEQLMKGFDMARVVEIDQLFTKSKLEHTHCVFLGGPGESPKALRDSIDFTEKYLRPAQIYANLGIRILSKTKLQRQAIKAGIIPEGHNMFIPTFYVEPDTLADPRTLDYVRDAYLRHKNWYLWWGLKGQRLVDRSVEVIKRVRDMHEEYNYVMKGLPRLEVWGEADESTSEAKLPVLKASGDFSRTVAQARGAAGSCS, encoded by the coding sequence ATGCGCGTGTTGTTGATTTCCACGAACAAGATTCGCGTGCCCAGGCCCGCGCTCCCCATTGGCATGGCGTACATCAGCGCCGCGCTCAAGGCGGCCGGGCACGAGGTCCACGTGCTCGACCTGCTGTGGGAGGCCCGGGAGCTCAAGGCGGTCTGCGAGAAGCTCAAGCAGACGCACTACGACCTGGTGGGCGTCGCCGTCCGCAACCTCGACAACCTCACCTTCATCGACCCCATCTTCTTCGGGCCGATGACGCACAAAATCGTGCAGGCGGTGCGCAAGTACACCTCCGCCAAGGTGGTGATTGGCGGCAGCGGCTTCTCCGTGGAGCCCCGCTCCTTCTTCGAATACGCGCGGCCGGACTACGGCATCGCGGGGGAGGGGGAGGACGCCATCGTCCAGCTCGCGTCCTATCTGGAGTCGGGGCTGGGCGACCTGGGCCAGATAGCGGGCCTGTGCTACCTGCGGGACGGCAGGCTCGCGCTCAACCCGCCCTCCGGCACCGTGGACGTGACGCGGTTGGAGCCCGACCGGAGCGTCTACGACCCGCGCTACTTCGAGGAGACGGTCGCCGCCGCCAGCGACCTGACGCGAGACTACCAGCCCGCCATCGAGACGCTCCAGACCAAGCGTGGCTGCAAGATGTATTGCTCGTATTGCATCATCAAGAAGACCGAGGGGCGCGGCAACCGCTTCAAGGAGCCGCGGCAGGTGGTGGACGAAATCAAGCGGGCCATGCGCGACAACCCCCAGGTGCGGGAGTTCGAAATCGTCGACGCGACGTTCAACTACCCGCTCGACTACGCCATGGAGGTCTGCACGGAGATGATTCGCGCGGAGCTCCGCGTGCCCTGGTACTGCCAGCTCACCCCCAACGCCATCACTCCCGAATTCGTGGACCTGCTGGAGCGCGCCGGCTGCATCCGCGTGGACCTGGGCACGGACGCCTTCACCGACGAGGCGCTCGAACAGCTCATGAAGGGCTTCGACATGGCCCGGGTGGTGGAGATCGACCAGCTCTTCACCAAGAGCAAGCTGGAGCACACCCACTGTGTCTTCCTGGGAGGGCCGGGGGAGTCGCCCAAGGCGCTGCGCGACTCCATCGACTTCACGGAGAAGTACCTGCGGCCCGCGCAAATCTACGCGAACCTGGGCATCCGCATCCTGAGCAAGACGAAGCTCCAGCGGCAGGCCATCAAGGCGGGCATCATCCCGGAAGGTCACAACATGTTCATCCCCACCTTCTACGTGGAGCCGGACACGCTGGCGGACCCGCGGACTCTCGACTACGTCCGTGACGCCTACCTGCGTCACAAGAACTGGTACCTGTGGTGGGGGCTCAAGGGGCAGCGCCTGGTGGACCGCTCCGTGGAGGTCATCAAGCGCGTGCGCGACATGCACGAAGAATACAACTACGTGATGAAGGGCCTGCCGCGCCTGGAGGTCTGGGGCGAGGCCGACGAGTCCACCTCCGAGGCGAAGCTGCCCGTCCTGAAGGCCAGCGGGGACTTCTCCCGCACGGTCGCCCAGGCGCGTGGCGCGGCGGGCAGCTGCTCGTGA
- a CDS encoding class I SAM-dependent methyltransferase: MESMYNLRERVPESQPFSEINGVRQYDLSMRKSALMAYQKPARRILELIKQGMTDIVEVGVNTGLLSLYIGGKHPGIAVSGIEENRNLLEVAEENLNLSVWANTRANVEFELGKLSKLPFADQSADIVFSFSSLHMWKRPVETLKECQRICKPDGIVIIEDMNRLADEGHITFVLQFLKEGAKDFMTALGASYSPEDVRQLLNEAGLPDWHVYEEDLGLIVSSRSLSL; encoded by the coding sequence ATGGAAAGCATGTACAACCTGCGTGAGCGCGTCCCCGAGTCGCAACCGTTCTCCGAAATCAACGGCGTGCGCCAGTACGACCTGAGCATGCGCAAGTCCGCGCTGATGGCCTACCAGAAGCCGGCCCGGCGCATCCTCGAGCTCATCAAGCAGGGGATGACGGACATCGTCGAGGTCGGCGTCAACACGGGCCTGCTGTCGCTGTACATCGGCGGGAAGCACCCGGGTATCGCCGTGTCCGGCATCGAGGAGAACCGCAACCTGCTGGAGGTGGCGGAGGAGAACCTCAACCTGTCCGTCTGGGCGAACACGCGCGCGAACGTGGAGTTCGAGCTGGGCAAGCTCAGCAAGCTGCCCTTCGCGGACCAGTCCGCGGACATCGTGTTCTCCTTCTCGTCGCTGCACATGTGGAAGCGCCCGGTGGAGACGCTCAAGGAGTGCCAGCGCATCTGCAAGCCGGACGGCATCGTCATCATCGAGGACATGAACCGGCTGGCGGACGAGGGGCACATCACCTTCGTGCTCCAGTTCCTCAAGGAGGGGGCCAAGGACTTCATGACGGCGCTGGGCGCCTCGTACTCCCCCGAGGACGTGCGACAGCTCCTGAACGAGGCGGGGCTGCCGGACTGGCACGTCTACGAGGAGGACCTGGGCCTCATCGTGTCCTCCCGCTCCCTGAGCCTGTGA